In Lycium ferocissimum isolate CSIRO_LF1 chromosome 7, AGI_CSIRO_Lferr_CH_V1, whole genome shotgun sequence, the sequence AGACAATTGTGCGTGAGCACAATCTATAACATAGTGGGAATAGGATGTGGGAGGTGGAGCCAAATGGAAATAATCCCCAATAAATCATATGAAAGCTTTTACTTGCTCGTAATAAGGGAATTTATGCATAACTACTTTTTGACAGCCTGACTGTCGTCCATTCAGCGATCAACTAACGCCCAGAAGTGACAAAGATGGTTTCAGAAGTTAGAGAAAGGACTAAAAAACTCACCTGAACACATCGGGATATTATGTCTGCAAAATGTGATAGTGACTTAAGTGGGTACTTTCCTTTGAGAGAAGGATCAACCATCCTTGTCAAGGCATCAATATCATGTAGCTGAGGGATTGCCCATCTGACCAAGATTTGCTCTCCTCGACTTCGAGTTCTGAATATGATATATAGGTAATGACAAAGCTGGGAGAAAAAGACACAACAAATTTTATCAATCGAGTGCAAATGGCTTTACCGGTCATATGACATTCTGCCTGTTAAGAGTTCCAGCATCACCACGCCAAAACTGTAAACATCACTTGGAGAAGTGTAAATCCCTGACTCAAATTCTGGGGCACCATAACCGTAGGTTGTAAGAAGTTGTCCTGACAACTGAGAATTAAGTACAAATTTGCTTAATACAATTTTCAAATTCTTAGGCATAATGCATAGGAAAACTAAAACAGGTAAGTTTTCAACAAAGATTGATGATCCTCATGCTCCTAGAATAACAGATTGCTTATCATATGAAGTACAAGTGAAAGAGCAGCCATCTCCATGATgtctttttccattttattcCAAACTTCTAATCCAGAATATTAGGATGGCAAGTTACCTGGCTAACAGCACCTGATGATATTAGTGAAGCTAAACCACAATCAGAGACATGCACAGCCAACTCATCATCAAGGAGAAGATTGACAGACTTGAAGTTTCTATGAATAATAGGTGGCTCGCAGACCTCATGGAGATACCTTCATTGCAAAAAAGAAGACATAGTTAATACGTGAGATTTAAAATTTGCTTTAACTCCCTTGTCATGCAAATCTAAGAACTAGACCGCCTAGCAATCCCACTACTAATACTTCATGGGTGGGGTAACTATGAGGAAATTATCTTTCCACTATCGTGTTTCAACTTCCCTTGCATGAACTCATGCAGAGGAGGAAAGAAAAGTAGTATAAACCGAAATACAGCACCAAGTGCATTGTTAACACAGTAGTAATAAACCATCCCCAACCattactttattattttatgtcaTGTACTATGTACAACGCATGAAAGTTCAGGACTACATTAGTTTGTGATTCGAGTTCTTTGCTACGTTGCACCGCTAAGCTATGATTTAGCGCTGCTTACAGAAAGTTCTTATAGATCACTGCCAAAAATTCTTCACCGTCAGATTTTTCCATAGCTCATGCGTATATACTTGTATATTTGCATGTGGTTTTTACGTATGTGTGTCTGGCAATTTTACTTACTCCAAGCCTCTTGCAGCCCCAAGAGCCATTCGGATCCGGGTATCCCATGAAAgttgtttcttgaattcatCATCAGAGTACAGTGCATCTTGTAGTGTCCCATTACTGCAATACTCATAAACCAGAAGCCTTTCACCAAGCTCTGAACAATAGCCCATCAACTCGACAACGTTAGCATGACGAATTCCATCAATAGTGTTTACCAGTTCAAGAAACTCATCATCCTTCAGTTGATTGGAAACTCTTCTGTCCAGCTTCTTGACAGCACATAACTGCATAAGCATTCAACGGGTTAAGTGTCAGATGTAAAATGATGCCCACCAAATGATTCAAATCATGTTAGCGATGGTATGAGAGTTGACTGCATGCCAGATAAATGAATGTACACTGAAAATAACTAGTGTAGAGAATCAACAAAAGTGTCGGCTATTCTGATTATAAGGTAGTTTCTCATTAGAAAAAGATGCATCAGTATTTGGCAGATCCTGCTATACAGCAAATGACAAAACTAGCGTACAAATCAGAATGATAAGCTCATACAACTAGAATGTTGATTTTCACTTTAAACATTTTAAACTAGAGTTCAATGACAAAAATTGATCAATTGTGTTGGCTACTTGGAAAAATGCCACTTATAGATTATTTACAGAACCAAGGAACATAGGATATGAACCAAAAAATGTCCTAGTAAAAATTTATGATACAAGAAAAATCTGAAGCAGCAATTGGATGTCATTTTGCTTTTACCTGTAATTATGAAATACAGTTTACCCTAATATGAATGACTCTGGATTTCCACCAACAGAACCATTTTTACATATGATTCGATCAGTCCGAGAATCATTGTTAAACAGTTAAGCACTGAAATGCAAGAGCAAGCCACGTAATGCAACTACAGATAAGAGGCTTCTTTAGTGCTAGCAGAACACCAGTCAAAAGACCCCATAAAAGCAAATTAGAAGTAAGAAGAGAAAAGCTGACAATCTAGGTTCTAGAGAATACAGCAGGGTAGGGAAACACAGTTGGTAATTTCAAGTATCAAAttacatttatttcattcataacTTTACCTTCCCATTTGGAAGCTCTGCCCTGTACACAGTTCCCAGCATTCCGGATCCTATCAGATTATCTTGAGAAAAGCTGTTGGTGTATTGCTGAAGAGATGCGATTGTGTAAGATCTCACAGAAGTTAGTGGAAGTGGCCTGGTCGGAAACTTCATTGCGGTATTGTCAGCAGGTGGAATTGGCTTCACAATAACTCTCTCTTGAGCagggggtggtggtggtggtggtggtggcggcACCAacaaatcaatatcaattcTGCTTAGGTTTGTCTCACTAGTATCCTTCTTTGGCACTGCACTCAAGTTTTGCACATTTTCCTGGTCATGCTGTGGCATCGGAGTGCGAGCCGGTCTCCTTGGTTGTTGCTCTTCCTTTGGCCTCACCAGAGGAGGAGCTGTTCAAAACATATGAAGCCCACTTATCATCAAAGAGTGGAAAGTGAGGTTAAGAGTCGTAGCTTTTTAGTTCTGAATGTTGCAAAAACAgatttcaaattcatgaatctTTTGGAGGGCATTTATGATGGTAACTGAGAATTTGACACATTCAAATACTGAGGTAATTTCACTAGGATCAGAATAGACACAATTTGAAGGAACATGGATAGCCACTGTATATTTAAATGCATGCTTAGATATCAAGACTGCAGATTCAAATAGAGCCTAAATTAAAAGAGTAGTAGTTTTCCCAGTAAGAACTAAGGAACGAAGTCAGACTAAGGAATACTAGCAATAATACACACGATAATATAGTTGAGAGGTTCAATAATTTGAACTTTGCAGTACCTTTCTCTACATCATGTCCAGGTTGGACCAATAAACCATTATCTCTACGATTCTCCCTGGAGCCCACATAAGGAGCTATTTCGTGCCGTCTGGACCAATTACTGTCTTGCCTTTCCCTAAAGAGTCTTGGCAGAAAGAGCAGAATTGCTATGACCAATATCAAAAATGACAAAACTGATACAACGGATATCCAGACTACCCTTTTAACGGACTTTTTGCTTCCTTTTGAACTTTCTGCAGTTGCTGCCGGTCCATCAGCCTGTTTTCCAGGTTTTCTTTCCGAAGTTGGTGGTGTCTGTGCTGAAGATGGAGGCTTAAAAAAGGGTAGTCCCGGTGGTCCTGGAGGGGGTCTCGCGAAAGAAGTGGGTGGAGACATAGGAGCGACACTACTGTTGGGTGGAGACAAAGGAGCGACACtgttgaaaggatttccagtgTTTCTGCACGTCAAGAACAAAATTAACAAGTGCATGAAAGCATTAGCCATCACTGCTGATAATTAAAGTCAATCAAGAgtcaaaacatatataagaCACTTGGAAAAACGGATGAAACAGCTGATATATCTTACTTGCATGGATCAATATGTATCCTTAACAGTATTGTTCAATATATCAAATTTCCTCACAAACAAATTTTTAAAGAGCAATAGGATATGAAATTCAAGGCTGTTTTCAAAACTTGGGTAAATTTTAGCCTGCAATCATATGAACTTGAATATGACAAAATGCAGTCCATGATCCAGCTTGGCAGTCCATAGTCCAGCCTGACAGATACATCATATATGGGTGTCATATAGTTTTTGTGCACACTATACTCCTTTAACCTGTATACGTCACATCTTTTCCAATTTATTGTGTAGGCTAGGAGCTTTTTTATCCAACTGTTAAGAGTTTGAGTGGCATATTGTTAGGACTATTCTTTTTCAGGTGATGGTGCTTATGATGTCAAAAATTGGCTACTTCACCTCATGCAATTTGAAATTATTCTTGTGTTTAGGCCTCAAGCTGTCGTTTATGCAGCGGGCGCACAAGCAATTCTAATCCAAGTCAGTGTCATAAACCTTTAAGCATAATCTGGTTTTGCAACGTAAATAACTCTTCAAAATGTCACATCTCCGATAATTTTTGAATTCTGTTGTGCATTCGCTAAGCGAATTTAAGTTAGAACCCTATAACTCCTAGTAATTACTGTCACACCATAATGTTCATAATTTGTTGTAGTTGGCAAGCAAGTTAAACCCAAAAgctaattatgaaaaaaaaaaaaatagaagtttaTGAACTGAGATATTGGTAAATTTGCAACCTCAATGACAGTGGAATATATCCTCTTCATCTATCAAGTAAATTAAAATCTAAAATGTTCATAATATCAGACATATCCACCATAAATACTTCAGTCTTCATCACCAACATGCTCAATACCAAGTGACTAGTGAGACTTAAAGAACACAGGACTTCAAGCCGTTGAAGTTCtctctccctttttttcttgCGGTGATAAAGTTCAAGCCAAGTTCATTGTCAACAGACTTAAAGACCATATCAGAAAAAACACTGATTGATAATGAGAGATCaataaaagaaggagaaagcAGATATGCAGCAAGGCATCAAGGCAAGCTCAAAAGAATACAGACCACTGAAGAACTGAAGACACTCTTATCCCGTGATAAGACTCTCATTTACTGCATCTTTATGTGTAAAGCCAGAAGAACAGTTCTGAAACACTGATCTTCATATTGATTAGCTTCATTTTCTATAATGCTATTGTTAAACAAGGTGCACTAACATACAGGCAATCACGACACacctttcataatatttttcttGCTTATGTTAAAGAGTACTGTGGTTCAGACTTCAGTACAAGGTTTTCCTAGCTTATAGACATTTAACAAGGTCTTGCACAAAGTTACATAAAACCAGACAGAcaagacacacacacacaagaaaaagtaatcaaataaaaaatttaaacagAGAGGTTCAGAAATTGAGAAGTTTGCTGACAGAAATTGCATTTGATATTGCCTTAGGGTGCTATAATGAAGCCACTCTGAACTCTTCCGCTGATTTGTACTTAATGAGATGATGAAGCCTATTGAAGTCTTGTCATTTTACACAGGAAACGCTCTCCTCTTTTGTGAAGTTTGATATTCACCAGTATCTTAACTAAGAGCTTAGGATGGCCAGAAGTGACTAGGGAATATGAAGCTGAGTATAGATGATACATGTGCTTCAGCTTTAGGATTGTTGAGTATAATAGCTGTTTATGTCAACAATTGTAGCCTTTCAGCTCTTATCTACCTTAATTGTCCATGAATAACAAGCTGATCAAGGTTGTCACTCAGAGTTGAGAAAGAGGATATAAACAAAAAGTAAAGAGCAGTTTGACATGTAATAATTGAACTTCAACAAGGAGTTTGTCTCCATAATTTACTCTAATTATGTGTCTAGAAGATTGCGTCGTACAAAGAGGCACAAGAATGTAATAAGCAGCCAAGACTGTATTGTAGCTTACAAGCTGGAAGATAAAGAACAATATTAGAAGAAGAAAGTTAAATGTACTTACTTGAAAGTGGGAATAGAAAACAGCTTCTGAGGTATGGGCCCATTAAACaggttattttccacattcCTGAAGGGGCACAAAAGATGAGGAGCTATtagtaaaatattatattttctgTACACCTGGAATTAATATTTGAGTTAAATATAGGTAGGAAGAGTACAAATCTGCGAGGGGAAGATCTTGTAGAACATCAAGAGTTCCAGAAAGCTGGTTATTCTGCAAATGTCTGGAGATCAAGAAATTAGCTGCTTTTCTATCGGTCATAATTACAAACCAGTTCAACAATATGTAGAATCACTCACAGAGTGGTCAGGGAGGACAAGTTTCCTACTGATGACGGCAAAGCTCCGGTGAAACTGTTACTTGACAAATCACTGTCAGAATATAAATAAACCACCAGTTATGGACAATTGAAAACCTCCATGGAAAGATTGAAATGCTTTTGTTTTGGTGTCATACAGATTAACCAATGCTGAAAGGCCTTGAAAGGAATCAGGAATTTCTCCAGTCAGTTGGTTTCCATTGAGAGACCTGAAACAAAAGAGAAGTACAGCTGACTGGAACCATGATTATGGTAACGGGAATTCTCCAATCCAATACAAGCCGTAATTACTCACATTGCTGACAGTTGACTTAGGGAAGATAAAGAGCTGGGGATACTTCCGGTTATATCATTATCTGAAAGAAAACTGCCAAAAGGTAAAGACTATCAAATGGTTTGCTCAAAAAGTAAAGCTGTAATATTTCAAGCTTCATTCTCTGTTTCTCCTTCCAGGGAAATGATAATACATACATATTCTGCAATGTAACTGGGAGATTGGATGGGATGGTTCCGCCAATATGATTGTTACTCAGATCTCTGCCACAAGACGTTTCCACAATTATTGTTCACATGTCAACACAATAAAAGACACCTCTAGAAAAGGAAACGTTCACATACTAAATGCagcatatgcacataaaacacaACCATTAGTATATGTCAAAGAAGATATATCTGTGGGGCGCAC encodes:
- the LOC132063971 gene encoding protein STRUBBELIG-RECEPTOR FAMILY 3-like isoform X2; translated protein: MGGKRSILCFLNLEILMGFLLIFAVQLSYETDPGDVAAINALHASLGSPSLPGWGVSADPCDGTWQGVVCNGTNILSIDLSNNHIGGTIPSNLPVTLQNIFLSDNDITGSIPSSLSSLSQLSAMSLNGNQLTGEIPDSFQGLSALVNLDLSSNSFTGALPSSVGNLSSLTTLHLQNNQLSGTLDVLQDLPLADLNVENNLFNGPIPQKLFSIPTFKNTGNPFNSVAPLSPPNSSVAPMSPPTSFARPPPGPPGLPFFKPPSSAQTPPTSERKPGKQADGPAATAESSKGSKKSVKRVVWISVVSVLSFLILVIAILLFLPRLFRERQDSNWSRRHEIAPYVGSRENRRDNGLLVQPGHDVEKAPPLVRPKEEQQPRRPARTPMPQHDQENVQNLSAVPKKDTSETNLSRIDIDLLVPPPPPPPPPPAQERVIVKPIPPADNTAMKFPTRPLPLTSVRSYTIASLQQYTNSFSQDNLIGSGMLGTVYRAELPNGKLCAVKKLDRRVSNQLKDDEFLELVNTIDGIRHANVVELMGYCSELGERLLVYEYCSNGTLQDALYSDDEFKKQLSWDTRIRMALGAARGLEYLHEVCEPPIIHRNFKSVNLLLDDELAVHVSDCGLASLISSGAVSQLSGQLLTTYGYGAPEFESGIYTSPSDVYSFGVVMLELLTGRMSYDRTRSRGEQILVRWAIPQLHDIDALTRMVDPSLKGKYPLKSLSHFADIISRCVQREPEFRPPMSEVVQDLIQMIRRESPSRSDDE
- the LOC132063971 gene encoding protein STRUBBELIG-RECEPTOR FAMILY 3-like isoform X1 yields the protein MGGKRSILCFLNLEILMGFLLIFAVQLSYETDPGDVAAINALHASLGSPSLPGWGVSADPCDGTWQGVVCNGTNILSIKLNVANLAGELGDNLASFTSLKTIDLSNNHIGGTIPSNLPVTLQNIFLSDNDITGSIPSSLSSLSQLSAMSLNGNQLTGEIPDSFQGLSALVNLDLSSNSFTGALPSSVGNLSSLTTLHLQNNQLSGTLDVLQDLPLADLNVENNLFNGPIPQKLFSIPTFKNTGNPFNSVAPLSPPNSSVAPMSPPTSFARPPPGPPGLPFFKPPSSAQTPPTSERKPGKQADGPAATAESSKGSKKSVKRVVWISVVSVLSFLILVIAILLFLPRLFRERQDSNWSRRHEIAPYVGSRENRRDNGLLVQPGHDVEKAPPLVRPKEEQQPRRPARTPMPQHDQENVQNLSAVPKKDTSETNLSRIDIDLLVPPPPPPPPPPAQERVIVKPIPPADNTAMKFPTRPLPLTSVRSYTIASLQQYTNSFSQDNLIGSGMLGTVYRAELPNGKLCAVKKLDRRVSNQLKDDEFLELVNTIDGIRHANVVELMGYCSELGERLLVYEYCSNGTLQDALYSDDEFKKQLSWDTRIRMALGAARGLEYLHEVCEPPIIHRNFKSVNLLLDDELAVHVSDCGLASLISSGAVSQLSGQLLTTYGYGAPEFESGIYTSPSDVYSFGVVMLELLTGRMSYDRTRSRGEQILVRWAIPQLHDIDALTRMVDPSLKGKYPLKSLSHFADIISRCVQREPEFRPPMSEVVQDLIQMIRRESPSRSDDE